DNA sequence from the Amphiprion ocellaris isolate individual 3 ecotype Okinawa chromosome 17, ASM2253959v1, whole genome shotgun sequence genome:
TGCAGCAGCCGACTTGGGAGGTGTCAACTCCTGCGGAACGAGATCCCGAAGGCTGTCTCGAAGACTTTGAGAGGTCAAATCTCGCATGACAACACCTGGAGGGGGAACGTCTCGTGATGTTACACTTTGGGTCGCGAGGTCTCTGGGCATCAGCCCTTGGAAAGCTGGGGAAGAGTCTCTTTGAATAAAACCTTGGAAAGAAGGCGACGGATCCCTTGAGGTGAGACCCTGCAAAGATGGCGAGAGGTCTCGAGGCTGAGGGGAATGTCTGGAGACACCCATAAACACTGGACTGTAGGTGTGGGGAGGCGGCCGTTGCACCGTCCCATCTGTGCCCAGGGACATGAAGTGAGGGTGGTAGCTGACTGAAGGAGCCCCTCTCTGAGAAATGAACTGAGGGTCTGAAGGGTTGATGAGGTTATCGTaggggaggctgctgctgctgctgctgctgctgctgtggttggCCAGCAGGCCGGAGGAGGAGATGATGCCCGGCGGAGGGTTGGATCCCAAACCGTCAGCGTGCATGGCGGGCAGGTGGGATTTGCTGCCGTGGCGGCTGCTGTGTTTTAGGGTGAGAGAACGGGAGTTGAGCGGCAGAGAGTTGAGCTGCAGCGAGCTGGACACTGCACTGGCCTGGAGGAGAGGCTGGACAGGCAGACCGGCCTGATGGCTGCCTCTGACTGGGCTTCCTCTGGATTCAGAGCGGAGGTCAGGACCTTTGTTGTTCCCTTGCTGCTCTGATGTCTTCAGCAACTgagcaacacaataaaaaaacaggcAGCAGCATCTGTCAGATACAGATCAAATCTAGAACTTATATACTGAGGATCACACTCATTCCAAAAAGTCACCTGCTCTGGAGGAATGGGGGATGATCCTCTGGATATGGCCTCCAGGACCGGACGCAGCTGTGGCACGGTGGGAATAGATACAGGAATGATGGATTTGGTGTGATGTCCcatttctgaaaatgaaatCATCTACTGATTAATTGTAGGCACGAACAAATGTACATAGAAATCTACACATATATCCCAGCAGTGATATTTTGAGGGAGTTTGAAGGGATAAGGCAGTATTCTACATTGTTCCTATTGTCAGCAAAACTCACAAACAGACCAATACCAGTTGTCtcaaaatacttcatctgtctAAAGCACTCAGCTCAAAGCCCACCGCTCCATACCAAAGCTATAAATCTTTAAAGTGGATTACAAGCGtatattttgcaatttttttttaaccctctgaacctcaaagcCTGGCAGCGGGTTTGAGAGGCATGTTAGCTTTtgaaaatatcaccaaaaacgACATTGTTTATCAAAACTCTAAAGTGGAAAAACAGACTGCAaggattttctactttctgacGGTCCTTGAATTAACCATCTGTGAAGTGCTGTTTGGTTGGAAAACTAAACCAAagctaaacaaaaaaatcttgatatttcatccaaatcactgaactgcaggcagtgtggaagcaaatcaaaaaatacaagtaataaaatatctccAGTATGAGGAGTTACCattgtattttttccacatcaGCAGCACCAAATGCTCTACAAGTTGATTCCAGGTATTTcccatttttgtgaaataagttttttgttttttcaaaacacaaaacacgtTTTTAAGTTCCCTCTACTTCTGTccattgttgttctgtttccatcaaGGTGCAGGTTTTTATATATAATACAGTACAATAcaagaactttatttatccctgaagggaaattcaattgtctgggagtctcatctgtttactatAGAATTATACagtctaattgctgatggtaTGAAAGATTTTCTAAATCTTTGTGTCCTGCAGCGCATGGATAAGAGCCGTCCACTACCGATGTTTCTTTGCTCATTTAGGGAGTTGAAATGGATGATCCATGTTTCTCAGAATGGATAAGAATATAAGAATATTGCAGGGAAAAATTTACCAACAATGAATTAAACTGTAACAAGAGCataaaatgtccagaaactgctttgtgttcagaggattaaaaaggtaaaaatatccCCTAAAGTATAAAGATATTGCAGTTTGTAAGAAACATTAAACttaattattgcttttaaaAGATGTAATAAAACGGCCTCAATGCTAGGAGAAATTTCGTCATTGTACAATATATATGCCAAGAAAATACTGCTGCAGTTGTGTGTGTAGTTATCACAGGATGCTGGTGTTTGTGTCACTCTATAGTACCGTCCATTGCAGCTACTTGGCTTTTCAGCAGACCGTGGTCCGGCTTCGGAGGCAGCGGCGgtggagttttctgttgtttgatgTCTGACAGCTCGACAGCTCCAGTTGAGGGTCTCTGGCAGGacgggagaaaaaaaacccacagagacATGAGAGATATATCTCATATCGCTTGACAACTGAGGTCACAGTCCTCAGACAGTGAGTGAGGAAATGTTTAACTGCTCATGCATACTTTATTTTGGAGATCCCGGCTCTGTATCCCGTTGTCCCTGGCTTTCACTGGCGTCTGTTTGTCAGTCTCTGGCCTCAGGAACGGAGGCTGGATGTGGATGACTGTTTTCTTGCAGGGCCTCGCTGTGTACCTGGTGTCCCACACAGTAAAGTGTCAGCCAATAATGCAAAACAATTCTGCATACAAAGCCGGAGATAAAGCAGGAAAACGATGCTTCTTACTTTGGAGAAATGGGACTGCAGACCAGATACTCCAAGTTGTTACAACAGCCCCTTGTAAAAGGATTCACTCCTCCTTGAAACTTTCCAGTCACCTgcagagaacatgcaaacacattttattcatatattccTTTATTTTACACTTAGAATATATTTTAACATCATTATTTAGCCCTGAAGATCAACACTATAGTAACATTTAAATGCTTCTAGGCAGTAGTTGAATAATAGAGAAATCAAACTGACTTGTTCATTGGTGGTTCGTCCTCTGGATACCAGATAAAAATGGAATCCAGTGAGGCCCAGGACTGGGATGAGAAACAGCCCTGATATACTGATCACAACCAAACTGGAAATAGTGATAAGGAAAAGTGCTTTATATTGGTATCAGTGAGACATGTGCACATATAAAAGCACAGATACTGTCTCTAAGAAACAGCATTCAACTCCTTTCGAAGTTTTccccatttatttattttttgtttgatagggacagtgcacattaatgaacatcTATTGAGGCAGCAATAGacgtaaatatgccagattatagcaacaatgaTAATTTACATCCGCAGTCCCTCggctggtttaaaaaaaaaaacaaaaaaaaagaaaacatagtgAAACAAAGGACAACAGGTTACAATAAAAccacattacaaaaaatatacaaagaaGTTAAAGGTCAGTGGTTGCAAGACTGGTTTACTTTCAGCCACTCTTTAAGGTGAGTTTTAAAAGTTGGCAACGTTTGGACATTTTGGTAATTTCTtcattattttggacattttttattaatgctGTTGAAGTTTCACATCATCCAGAATGAATTTCTGTTATTCtggacaaaatttgagtcattttcaaccacTTTTTACTCATTCTGGGCACATTTTTATTAGTTCTGGGAGGtcatgagtcatttttgacacatgtTCAGTAATTGTGGacaattttatgtaattttatacAAATTCTGGGTCACTTTCAACAATTTATTTTGGTCAAACTCTCCAGAGTGAGCTATTGTCTTTCCCAGTTTATCCTGACAATAATGAATTTTGGgcaatttaattattttttccaattGTCTGACAgccttttaaattatttatggcATGCCATTTGGTCAGAAAAAAAGGTGAACtaaatctcagaaaaaaaattatatttaatctaaatcactttattccacaTGTCACATTggaaaaatttgccaaaaactaGGTATTTGTTCAGCAACATTTCTACTGAATTTAGAGCGAAGAAGGGACAAATACAGAAGCAAAAATTTCCAATAAGTGGAGTTATTATCTTATTTTCTTGCTTTAGCAACACCAACTGCTGTTCATactgatttcagtttttttccatttttgtaagAAATACATCTTTTCTAttcttttaaatgatttatggcattttaacttCACTATACAGCACAAAAGACAGTTTGAAGTTCTCTCTGCTCTttacatcttgaaaacattgaACTTTGGTCAATTTCATTAGACTTTTCAGACACCAATTTatcaaaaaagactctttcatgtcaaagggaaaacagatttcttcgaattaatgatgattaattaaaaatacaaaatgaagaaTAAGTGACTGAAGACATTTTCACCACCTTCAACTCAGTATTCAGTAGACACTGCAATTTTAtcccattcttccttgcaggaCAACaaattcaatgttgaaaagcagttAAAGGGGGGGAATCAAAGGTGgggatgaatactttttatagacaCCATGAATGCTGCAAATGTACACTGAGTGCGCTCAAGGATACGTGACAGTGCAGTGCAGCTTCCATAATTCGTCCATGTGGTGCAGGACGTATATGAGGCCGAAGGTGAAGACGCCGATCATGTGAAAGGTGagagacaacagaaacaggaagAAGTAGCGGTAGTTTCGCCTCCCGATGCAGTTGTTGACCCAGGGACAGTGATGGTCAAAGtcctgaacaaaaaaataaataaatgaaatattgcgAAGCTCTGAAAAGCAAgtgagtcaatatataattgcgggactttttgtaacatagttgacaggtattgattcttctaaaatattatatatacaattgagtaaaattgaaattgaaagttatttctaaagatattgtagtaaacctgttgacatgccataaatccacacttgactcacacactactttatattaaataactcagaaagtcttggagtctggccagtcttttcttcaggaggaaatgacatcatgtggagcaggtcatgtgatctggaattaacacacttccttgagaggtgtttttgtaatggggaacttagttgaaagtgatttctgggacacagatacaatttgttattttgcatacaaaattcaatatattgccaaaaaagaaatatctgtcatgattatctcaacttaataaaaagaacacaatcaaaacaatttttgaatcagctcatttcattattgtttagctaagtagaaggtggt
Encoded proteins:
- the zdhhc8a gene encoding palmitoyltransferase ZDHHC8B produces the protein MPASGADSLKPSAFIPVCTAACLLVGSTSLFFVFTCPWLAVTICPAVPPCCAVLFLFVLANFTMATFMDAGVLPMASEDEDKDDEFRAPLYKNVDVKGVQVRMKWCASCHFYRPPRCSHCSVCDHCVEDFDHHCPWVNNCIGRRNYRYFFLFLLSLTFHMIGVFTFGLIYVLHHMDELWKLHCTVTLVVISISGLFLIPVLGLTGFHFYLVSRGRTTNEQVTGKFQGGVNPFTRGCCNNLEYLVCSPISPKYTARPCKKTVIHIQPPFLRPETDKQTPVKARDNGIQSRDLQNKRPSTGAVELSDIKQQKTPPPLPPKPDHGLLKSQVAAMDEMGHHTKSIIPVSIPTVPQLRPVLEAISRGSSPIPPEQLLKTSEQQGNNKGPDLRSESRGSPVRGSHQAGLPVQPLLQASAVSSSLQLNSLPLNSRSLTLKHSSRHGSKSHLPAMHADGLGSNPPPGIISSSGLLANHSSSSSSSSSLPYDNLINPSDPQFISQRGAPSVSYHPHFMSLGTDGTVQRPPPHTYSPVFMGVSRHSPQPRDLSPSLQGLTSRDPSPSFQGFIQRDSSPAFQGLMPRDLATQSVTSRDVPPPGVVMRDLTSQSLRDSLRDLVPQELTPPKSAAARYDNFSKTIMASLHERRELEDRERMLRLQARSQALYGPDMGIYDIPSRRSLPPDNIRPPGSRGPTPPAYGSREFLMSTGILGYGMRTSPLSSSSTSSLTRGPKTSSSPLQSGSSSSLQSKGRSSSPAYCPPERQTQGLPSSTSTLPRLFPSNASSAPPYTSYATTKRSSLPYSSEGKDSVTLGALK